CCATGATTATAGTGATGCATACCCTGAGTTGGACCAGAGGAAGAATTTTATAGAGAAGGTAATAAGGCAGGAAGAAGAAAGATTTCAGACTACCATTGACCAGGGTATACATATATTAAATAGTTTTATAAAAGAGCTGGAACAAAAATCAGCCGACATATTGCCAGGGGAGCAAGCATTTAAGTTATATGATACATATGGTTTTCCTCTAGATCTTACAAAAGAAATTCTGCAAGAAAATAATATGCAGGTAGATGAAAAAGCTTTTGAATCTATGATGGCTAATCAGAAACGGATGGCAAGGGCTGCTAGGGAAAAAACAGAGTATATAAATAAAGAGGAGAGAATATTTACAAAAATAGATAAAACTGTAAAGTCGAAGTTTGTAGGATACGAACATGATAAAATTGAATCACAAATTTTGTATATAATAAAGAAGGATGGGTTGGTTAAATCTGCCGATATAGATGAAGATGTAGGTTTAATACTAGATAAAACTCCTTTTTATCCAGAAGCCGGAGGACAATTAGCTGATATAGGAATATTGGAATGCAATGGCAATATAGTCAATATTAAAGACGTTAAAAGGGTAGATGAAAATATTATAGTCCATTATGGAAGGATAAAGAGTGGGCATATACATGTGGATCAAAAAGTAGTTGCTTCCATTGACTTTGACAATAGGTTAAATACGGCAAGAAATCACACATCTACACATTTATTACACAGGGCATTAAGGGATGTGCTTGGGGCTCATGTTGAACAGTCCGGTTCTCTAGTTTCACCAGAGAAACTACGATTTGACTTTACACATTTTGAACCTTTGAACAAAGAGCAGATTGATAGTGTAGAAGCAATAGTAAATGACGCTATATTTGGGAGTTTAAAAGTAAATACTCTACAAATGTCATATGATGATGCTGTCAAAATGGGTGCAATTGCATTATTTGATCAAAAATATGGCGATAAAGTCAGAGTTGTAAATATTGAAGATTATAGTATTGAGTTGTGTGGCGGTACACATCTTTCTAATACTAGTCAAGCAGGTTTGTTTAAAATAATATCTGAAACAGGTGTAGCCTCCGGAATCAGAAGGATAGAAGCTGTTACGGGGAAATATGCACTGGATTATATGAAATCAAGAGAAAAAACATTGGTCAGAATATCAGATAAATTAAAAGTCAATGTCAATGATGTTGAGAAACGTATCGATGCACTTATTGAAACAACAAAAAATCTGGAAAAAGAGGTGGAAAAGTTAAAAGGGAAATTCGTAAGAGACCGGAGCGATGAATTGATAAATAGTGCAAATCAAATAAAAGGCATAAAGGTAGTCGCCCGAAAAGTAGGCAGTATGGATATAAATTCAATGAGAAATTTTGCAGATAATATACGTTCAAAGATGGAAAACTGTTTGGTAGTATTAGCTGCACAAAATGGGGAACGGGTCAGCTGGGTAGCAATGGCTGATAAATCTGCAGTAAATCAAGGAATAAATTGTTCAAACATAATAAAAAAACTTGCTAACATAACAGGTGGTGGGGGCGGTGGCAGACCAGATATGGCTCAGGCTGGAGGTAAAAAGCCGGAAAAGATAGATGACGCTATCTCCCAAATAGAATCTATAATAAAACAAGAATTATAGTGCTGATAAGTAATCAACCCAAATGTATATGTGAACTTAAAATATTACATGAAATCAAAATTAGATTGCATAATTAGCATATATGCCTTATTATTAAGTTGTAAACAATTTCTGGGGGGGGATATCAAATATGGACGATATTCAAAATACCATGAAGTTTAGCATAAATAAGGAAAAGGAAAACAAAGCAAAAACAATACTACTTTCAGTTTATAATTCTCTAAATGAAAAGGGATATAATCCTGTAAATCAGATTGTAGGGTATATTATTTCCGGTGATCCAACGTATATTACCAGTTATAATAATGCGAGGACCTTGATAAGAAAATTGGAAAGAGATGAATTATTAGAGGAAATAGTGACATACTATATAGAAAATAACAAATAAAGGAAGGTTAGTATGTCACTTAGCAAAAAGATAATTTTAATTTCCATCTTTTTGATGACTTTTTTTTTGCGTAATGCAAACCTTTGTATGGCTGAAGATTTTGGAGATCATAAAGTTGTCTTGATTGTGGTAAATAAAGTAAGTTTTAAAGAGCTGCAAGATAATATTCATTTTAATAGTTTAATGGCGAAAAGTTCTATAGGGCTCATGAATGTAAATGGGGCGGGAAAGGCTACTACATACAAAGGTTATGCGTCCATTGGAAGTGGAGCTAGAGCGAATGCACAGAGAAGTAATTGCAATGCTATCAAAGCTGTAGGAGAGATAGGCGATATATTTTACAGAAGAACGGGTATAAAAGCAAATAAAGATAACATTGTAAATTTAGAGATAAATAGGATAAAGGCACTAAATGAGACGAATAGTTTTTACGCAGTACCCGGTAAGTTGGGAAATTTGATAAGACAAAACGCAAAAAAAGTGGCATTGATTGGCAACTGCTATACCGATGAACTTTTTATAAACCCTGCAGCTCTTATTGCAATGGATGATCAAGGAATTATAGACGGAGGACTTATTGGAAATGAAATTATAACTAAAGATATTTGCTATCCTTATGGGATAAAAACAGACTATAATTCTGTAGAAGCCTTTGTCAGAAAAAATTATGAAAAGTATGATTTTTGGGTAATTGAAACCGGGGATATATCTAGGCTGGAAAGATATAAGTATTTTTTAAATGCCGAGATGTATGAAAGTCATAAGGTACAAATATTAAATGATATAGGGTTATTTATAAAAAGATTGATTGCTTTTTTTGATTCACATAATACTACTTTAATTATTACAACGCCCTTTTATTCTTTAGACAATAATATTAAAGGTGATAAGTTGACACCTTTAATTATTTATAAAAGAGATATAAAGCCAGGTGTTATAACATCTAACACCACTAGAAGAAAAGGCATTGTTGCAAATATAGATATTGCCCCTAGTATATTGAAAGAGTTCGATATAGACAACCATGGAATGACGGGAGATAATATATATAATATTGAGCTGGAAGAAAATATTCAGCATATAAATAATTTGAACAATAAGACTGTGGCAACGGCAAAAATTAGGACGCATATATTAAAGGGTTATGCTTTATATCAGATAATTTTGATAGCGATGTTTTTGTTTATGGTTGTTTTTAACAAAAGGTTTTCTATAAAAGCATTCAAAATAGCCAAGCACTTGATTTTGATCAGTATGTCAGTTCCTTTAGTGCTTTTGATAGAACCAATTTTACAAACAAGTTCTCAATCTTTTAAGATCATATTCACAGTTTTAGGTTCAATAATAGTTGTTTTTTTTATTGGTATTTTATTAAAGAGAAATGACGATAAATTATTTGTCCTGTCTGGAATGATATATGCTATAATTGCTATTGACATATTGACAGGTGGTTTTTTAAATAAGAATTCAATAATGGGCTACGATCCTATTATTGGCGCTAGATATTATGGTATAGGAAATGAATATGGAGGATTGTTTTTAGGTTCGGGTATGTTATTTGCTGGTTTAGGAATTCAAAATAAATATATTAACAAATTTTTAGCCTGTGCAATCCCTGTTTTCACTTTTGTATTAAGTATTTCATCGGAACTGGGTGCAAACTTGGGATTGAGTATATCTGTAGGAATATCAGCATTGTTTCTAATATTTAGTATATTTGATATAAATCTTGATTTGAAAAACAATATCATAATTCCGATATTTTGTATTATTTCAATAGCCATATTTACTATCTGGGA
The nucleotide sequence above comes from Clostridia bacterium. Encoded proteins:
- the alaS gene encoding alanine--tRNA ligase, producing the protein MKRLSVNEIRKAFLDFFKQKDHLILPSFSLIPENDKSLLLVNAGMAPLKPYFTGQKKPPSKRIATCQKCVRTPDIERVGITARHATFFEMLGNFSFGDYFKEEAITWAWEFVTEWLEMPEDRIWISIYQNDDEAFDIWHNKIGIPKKRIVRLGKEDNFWEIGQGPCGPCSELHFDRGEKYGCGKPDCTVGCDCDRFVEFWNLVFTQFDKDENGNYNKLKNPNIDTGMGLERMAVILQDVDSIFDIDSTRDIINRVCKITGHEYGHNEHTDKSIRVVADHIRGAVFMISDGILPSNEGRGYVLRRIIRRAARHGKLLGIDELFLSQLSDVIIHDYSDAYPELDQRKNFIEKVIRQEEERFQTTIDQGIHILNSFIKELEQKSADILPGEQAFKLYDTYGFPLDLTKEILQENNMQVDEKAFESMMANQKRMARAAREKTEYINKEERIFTKIDKTVKSKFVGYEHDKIESQILYIIKKDGLVKSADIDEDVGLILDKTPFYPEAGGQLADIGILECNGNIVNIKDVKRVDENIIVHYGRIKSGHIHVDQKVVASIDFDNRLNTARNHTSTHLLHRALRDVLGAHVEQSGSLVSPEKLRFDFTHFEPLNKEQIDSVEAIVNDAIFGSLKVNTLQMSYDDAVKMGAIALFDQKYGDKVRVVNIEDYSIELCGGTHLSNTSQAGLFKIISETGVASGIRRIEAVTGKYALDYMKSREKTLVRISDKLKVNVNDVEKRIDALIETTKNLEKEVEKLKGKFVRDRSDELINSANQIKGIKVVARKVGSMDINSMRNFADNIRSKMENCLVVLAAQNGERVSWVAMADKSAVNQGINCSNIIKKLANITGGGGGGRPDMAQAGGKKPEKIDDAISQIESIIKQEL
- a CDS encoding IreB family regulatory phosphoprotein, encoding MSNMDDIQNTMKFSINKEKENKAKTILLSVYNSLNEKGYNPVNQIVGYIISGDPTYITSYNNARTLIRKLERDELLEEIVTYYIENNK